The DNA sequence CGGAGCGGGGCCGCGACGTCGCCCGATCGTATCGACGCATGGAATTGCCTGAACAGGCCAGGCATTGACGATGTTCGCCACGCATGATCTGATCGCGATTGCGGAGAATCTTTCATGTTTCGATGCTCGGATTGGAGATCCCTCGATGTTTCGTCGCACCGCGATCGCCGCCGCGATACTCCTCACGGCGGCATCGGTCAGCGTTCCCGCCGCGTACGCCGCACCCGCCCAGGTCGCCAGCCTGCCCACCGCGGCGGTCGCGCTCGGCGACAGCTTCGTCAGCGGCGAGGGCGCCGGGGCGTACGCCCCGGTCGTCGACGTCAACGGGACGGCCCAGAACTTCCCCGGCTGGTCCGCGCCGAACAGCAACGCCTACTTCTGCCACCGCTCGGCAAACGCCTCCCTGCACCAGGCGAACCTGCCGGGCATCCAGGCCAGGTTCAACCTCGCCTGCTCGGGCGGCCGCCCGTACGACATCGCCAGCGCGTCCAACACCCGCGACAAGGGCCGTACGGTCGCCTCGCAACTCGACCAGTTGCGGGCCGTCGGACAGACCCACGACATCGACCTGGTCCTGATCGGGCTCGGCTCCAACAACAGCTCGTTCACCTTCGGCGACGTGGCGACCAAGTGCGCCAACCGGTTCATCGCCGACGCGTGGACCGGCTGGTGGGAGTTCTGGGCCTACCTCGGCGGACCGGTCGAGCAGGCCCCCTGCGCCTCCGGCGACCTGGCCACCGACGCCCAGATGGCGGCGGCCACCGCGGAGACGACCAACGCGCTGCGGTCCCTGCTCACCACGCTCGCCGAGATCGACGCCGACGGGCAGCACCGGGTCGTCTTCCAGGACTACACCAACCCGCTGCCGTTCGACCTGCAGTCGTCGTACCACACGGCCGACGGCCGCGACGACAGCCGGGACAAGTTCCGCGACCTCGGCGCCGTCCGGTACGCCGCCGGCTGCCCGATCCACCGGGCCAGCCTGTCCGCCGGCCACATCTTCTCCGGCAACCTCGGCAACCTGGTCCGCTCGGCGCACACCACGCTGTCGGCCGAGTTCCCCGGCGCCGACCTGGTCTACCTCAACGTGCAGCGGGCCTTCGACGGCGCCCGGCTGTGCGAGAACACGGGCAGCCCGACCGGCACCCTGGCCACCCCGATCCGGCTGATGGACGGGCCGACCGGGGTCTTCGTCACCAGCCTCTCCGGCAAGGACAAGATCGCGATCCAGCGGATCGCCAACGCCTGCGTCACGTACTTCCAGACCTGCCAGGAGTCGTGGCACCCGAACGCCGCCGGACACGCCGTACTCGGGCAGTGCCTGTCGGGCGCGGCGACGACCGCCAACCGTACGGTCGCCTGCGTGCGCTCCGGCACCGGATCGATCACCGTGAGCTGACCTCCGGGCGACGACGGGGCCCGCGCCGACCACCGGCGCGGGCCCCGTCGCGTTCCGGCGGGTGTGTTCCGCCCGCCCGCGGGTACGCGAGCCGCCGGCAGGCGGACACGGACGCGGGGCGGTCGGATGGGCAGGGACGGACGGGACGGGACCGCCCCGGCCGCGAGTCCGCTCACCCCGGGCGCCGAGTTTCCCCCGCTGACCGAGCAGGAAACGGCCGCCCTGCGACGCATCGGCGAAAGGTGGACGGCCACCGCCCCGGGCCGGGCCGGCCGCGACGCCCCGATGCCGGTCGACCCGGCGCTCGGCCTCGCCCCCGACCACCGGCCGACGCGGCTCGCCCGGCTGGCGCCGATCCGGCTCTTCCGGGCCGTACCGGACCGGCCGGGACGCGACGAACTGGTGACCACCACGCCGGCCCCCGCCCCGGCCTCGGCGGTCGGCCGGGCGGTTGTCCGTCTCCGCCGGCTCGTCTTCGGCCCGCCGCTGGCCAGCACCGCGATCGTGCGCGAACGCATGCGCAAGCTGGTGGCGCTGCCGGTGCTCTCCTCCGACCTGCTGTCCTCGGTCGCGTACGGCCCGGAGGCCATGCTCACCGTGCTGGCCCTCGCCGGCACCGCCGCCCTCGGCCTGTCCCTGCCGCTGGCCGCCATGCTGATCGGCCTCATGATCGTGGTCGGGGTCTCCTACCGGCAGACGATCCCGGCCTACTCGCACGGTGCCGGCTCCTACCTCGTCGCCAGCGACAACCTCGGCCCCCGGGCCGGCCTCGCCGCCGGCGCCGGGCTGCTGATGGACTACATCCTGACCGTGTCGGTGTCGGTCGCCGCCGGCGTGCACACGGTCACCTCGGCGGTCCCCGCCCTCGCCCCGTTCACCGTGCCGCTCGGGCTGCTGTTCATCGGTGTGCTGGTCGCCGGCAACCTGCGCGGGATCCGGGCCGCCGGCAACCTGTTCGCCGCACCCACGTACCTGTTCGTCCTCGCGATCGGCGCACTGGTCGCGTTCGGGCTGGCCGACGCCGCCGGGCGCGGCTTCACGCCGGTGCCACCGCCACCGGTCGCCGCCGCCGAAGGGATCGGCCTGTTGCTGGTCCTGCGGGCCTTCTCGTCCGGTGCCACGTCGATGACCGGGATCGAGGCGATCTCGAACGCGGTACCGGTATTCCGCCCGGTCGAGTGGCGCAACGCCCGCACCACGCTGACCTGGATGATCTTCATGCTGGTCGTGCTGTTCGCCGGGCTGATCGCGCTGTTCCACCTCAACGGGCTGGTGCCCCGGGCCGACGAGACGCTGCTGTCCCAACTCGCCCGCACCACGTTTCCCAGCGGCCCCTGGTATCTGCTCGTCCAGGGAGCCACCGCGCTGATCCTGATGTTCGCCGCGAACACCGCGTTCAACGACCTGCCCCGGCTGCTGTTCTTCGTGGCCCGCGACGGTTACGCCCCCCGCCGCTTCCTGCACATGGACGACCGGCTGGCGTTCGGCAACGGCATCCTGCTGCTCGCCGGCGCCTCGGCGCTCATCTTCGTCGCCTTCCGAGGGCACACCGAGTCGCTGATCCCGCTGTATGCCGTCGGCGTGTTCCTGGCCTTCACACTGTCGCAGGTCGGCATGGTCGTGCACTGGCGGCGGCACCGGGAACGGCACTGGACCCGCAAGCTGACCCTCAACGCCGCCGGCGCGGTGGCCTGCGCCCTGGTGCTGGTCACCGCGGCGGTCACCAAGTTCACCGAGGGCGCCTGGGTGGTGGTGGTCGCCATCCCGCTGATGATCGTCGGGGCGATGCGGATCCGGCGGCACTACGACACGGTGCGGGCCGCGCTGGCGCTGCGCCCGCCGGGCCCGGACACCTCCCCCGCCGGGCACCCGCCGGCGGACCGGGCGGCGCCCACCGATCCGACGGCGCCCACCGATCCGGCCGCGTCCACGGGTCGGGCGCCGCCCACGGATCAGGCGCCGCCCACGGACCGGGGGACGGGCAGGAGGCAGAGGAGGTCCCGCAGCAGGTCCGGCACCTCGTCGTCGTACCGGTGGTGCGGCTCGATCTGGCCGCCCTCCGGGCGCTGGCGTACGCCGCCTCGCTCGGGCAGCCGTGCCTCGCCGTACACATCAGTCCCGACGACGCCGAGGCCGACCGGTTCCGCGCGGAATGGCAGGCGTGGGGCGACCACCTGCGGCTGGAGGTCGTCGTGTCGCCGTACCGGGCGGTCATCGCCACCCTCGCCGGCTACCTGGGGGCGCTGCACGCACTGCGCCCCGACGTCGCGTTGACGGCCGTGGTGCCGGAGATCGTGGTACGGCGGCGGTGGCACCGGCTGCTGCACGGCGGCACCCCCCGCCGGCTGCGCCGGGCGCTGCGCGACCTGCCCGGGCTGGTGATCACCAGCGTGCCGATCCACCTCACCCGCTGACCGGCCGCCGGCTACCGTACTTCGTCGTGGGCAGGCGTACGACGCGGACCCGGCAGGCCGGGATCGAGCAGGCCGTGGATCTCGGCGTGGCCGAACTGCGGCCGGATCCGCAGCGCACCGGCGGCGTCACCCTGCTCGTCGACGGCGTACCGCAGTCGTACGTCGACCCCGCCGACCCGACCTACCTGCACTTCGACTACGTACGCCGGATCGCCTCGGTCGTCGACGCGATCGCCCCGGCCGGCGCGCCGTTGCGGGTGCTGCACCTCGGCGGCGGCGCGCTCACCCTGCCCCGCTACGTCGCCGCCACCCGCCCCGGCTCGACGCAACTGGTCGTCGAGCGCGACGCCGCCCTGGTCGAACTGGTCGGCCGGGCACTGCCGCTGCCCGCCGACTTCGACGTGCGGATCCGCGTCGACGACGTACGCGAGGTCGTCGGCCGGTCGACCGACGGACCGTTCGACCTGGTGATCGGCGACGTCTACCGGGGTGCCGCGATGGCCGGCGGGGTCGGCACGGCGTCGTTCGCCACCGGGCTGCGCCGGATGCTGAGCACCGACGGCGTCTACACGCTCAACGTCACCGATCTGCCGCCGCTGGTCCTCTCCCGGGTACAGGCGGCCACCCTGCGGGCCGCGTACGGCGACGTGTGTGTGCTGGCCGCCCGCACGATGCTGCGCGGCCGACGGTACGGCAACGTGGTGCTGGCCGCGTCCGGCACGCCGGGCCGGCTGCCGGTCGACCGCCTGGTCCGGGCGGCGCTGCGCGACCCGGTACCCGGGATCGTGCTGCACGGCCCGGCACTCGACGAATTCACCGCCCACACCCAGCCGTCCCCCGACTGAGATCCACCCCGGCCGCCCGTTTCCCCTGCGCGCCCCAGCCGCGCCCCAGCCGGGCGCCGGTCAAGGAGTCGACGTCGTCACGGCGGGCGGATCGTCCGCCATGTCCCTCGATCGACGGGCTGGAAGGGTACTGGCTGTCGTGGTGATCGTCTGAGGACGACCGCGCGTAGTCACCGTCAGGCTCCACAGCGACTTCGCTGTGGATACGCCGAATTCGCTGTGGCCCACAACAGTGACACCCAACCCCCGCCGCGCCGGTCTGGGAACGGCAAGCGTCCGGCTGCACCTCAGGTCCCCACCTCGATCGTCTGCGGTTCAGGCACTCGACACGCCGAGATCGCAGTGCCCGAGCCGCAGACGATCACCTCCCCCACGGGCCAGCCCGGGAACCGGCGCAGCCGGGATCAGTCCCAGTCGGCCTGGGGTACGGCGACGACGACGCGGTGGTCGGCGTACTCGGTCTGGGTCCACAGGTAGTCGGCGACGCCCTCGGT is a window from the Polymorphospora rubra genome containing:
- a CDS encoding APC family permease; the encoded protein is MGRDGRDGTAPAASPLTPGAEFPPLTEQETAALRRIGERWTATAPGRAGRDAPMPVDPALGLAPDHRPTRLARLAPIRLFRAVPDRPGRDELVTTTPAPAPASAVGRAVVRLRRLVFGPPLASTAIVRERMRKLVALPVLSSDLLSSVAYGPEAMLTVLALAGTAALGLSLPLAAMLIGLMIVVGVSYRQTIPAYSHGAGSYLVASDNLGPRAGLAAGAGLLMDYILTVSVSVAAGVHTVTSAVPALAPFTVPLGLLFIGVLVAGNLRGIRAAGNLFAAPTYLFVLAIGALVAFGLADAAGRGFTPVPPPPVAAAEGIGLLLVLRAFSSGATSMTGIEAISNAVPVFRPVEWRNARTTLTWMIFMLVVLFAGLIALFHLNGLVPRADETLLSQLARTTFPSGPWYLLVQGATALILMFAANTAFNDLPRLLFFVARDGYAPRRFLHMDDRLAFGNGILLLAGASALIFVAFRGHTESLIPLYAVGVFLAFTLSQVGMVVHWRRHRERHWTRKLTLNAAGAVACALVLVTAAVTKFTEGAWVVVVAIPLMIVGAMRIRRHYDTVRAALALRPPGPDTSPAGHPPADRAAPTDPTAPTDPAASTGRAPPTDQAPPTDRGTGRRQRRSRSRSGTSSSYRWCGSIWPPSGRWRTPPRSGSRASPYTSVPTTPRPTGSARNGRRGATTCGWRSSCRRTGRSSPPSPATWGRCTHCAPTSR
- a CDS encoding spermidine synthase; this encodes MGRRTTRTRQAGIEQAVDLGVAELRPDPQRTGGVTLLVDGVPQSYVDPADPTYLHFDYVRRIASVVDAIAPAGAPLRVLHLGGGALTLPRYVAATRPGSTQLVVERDAALVELVGRALPLPADFDVRIRVDDVREVVGRSTDGPFDLVIGDVYRGAAMAGGVGTASFATGLRRMLSTDGVYTLNVTDLPPLVLSRVQAATLRAAYGDVCVLAARTMLRGRRYGNVVLAASGTPGRLPVDRLVRAALRDPVPGIVLHGPALDEFTAHTQPSPD